The following proteins are encoded in a genomic region of Haloarcula marina:
- a CDS encoding AI-2E family transporter: MAETGGEVDWPRAFWIGFGVVLSAALLLVLYTFVGTFVFGVFLYYATRPLYRRVYRRVRQRTLAAFLSLFLLALPVIVLLYYTIAIALQEFGRFADTTDVGPYAEVLDPYLDASAAVQNPAAMLGDTGATDAIVGTVTQLLDYLGFVGTGLVHVFVMFALAFYMLRDGPRLAEWAKNFLDHRGVLDHYFHEVDRSFHKVFYGNILNAIVTGAIGAIAFSLVDAAAPAGLSVPYPALTGLLAGAASLIPIIGMKIVYVPMAIYLGAQTAVVGGEWWFVGLFVGVAFVIVDTIPDLLVRPYVSSGGGFSFGPFGVENTEEQPQTGLHTGTLMFAYILGPFLFGWYGIFLGPMILVLIVHFARFVLPELIEGEHIKPHAVDPTNIVGDDELPTGIDAETAFDGDETDDLDSAPSAAPSSPASNDADLG; encoded by the coding sequence ATGGCAGAGACTGGTGGGGAGGTAGACTGGCCGCGCGCCTTCTGGATCGGGTTCGGCGTCGTCCTCTCCGCCGCGTTGCTCTTGGTCCTCTATACCTTCGTGGGCACGTTCGTCTTCGGCGTCTTCCTCTACTACGCGACGCGTCCGCTGTATCGGCGTGTGTACCGGCGCGTCCGCCAGCGGACGCTCGCGGCGTTCCTCTCGCTGTTCTTGCTCGCCCTGCCGGTCATCGTCCTGCTGTACTACACCATCGCCATCGCCCTCCAGGAGTTCGGCCGGTTCGCCGACACCACCGATGTCGGTCCCTACGCGGAGGTGTTGGACCCGTACCTCGACGCCTCCGCCGCGGTCCAGAACCCGGCGGCAATGCTCGGTGACACCGGGGCGACCGACGCCATCGTCGGGACGGTGACGCAGTTACTCGACTACCTCGGGTTCGTCGGGACGGGACTGGTCCACGTCTTCGTGATGTTCGCGCTGGCCTTCTACATGCTCCGTGACGGCCCCCGACTGGCCGAGTGGGCGAAGAACTTCCTCGACCACCGCGGCGTCTTGGACCACTACTTCCACGAGGTCGACCGCAGTTTCCACAAGGTGTTCTACGGAAACATCCTCAACGCCATCGTCACCGGCGCTATCGGCGCTATCGCGTTCAGTCTCGTCGACGCGGCGGCCCCGGCGGGGCTTTCTGTCCCCTACCCTGCGCTGACCGGTCTGCTCGCGGGCGCGGCGAGTCTCATCCCCATCATCGGCATGAAAATCGTCTACGTGCCAATGGCGATATACCTCGGGGCGCAGACCGCGGTCGTCGGCGGCGAGTGGTGGTTCGTCGGCCTGTTCGTCGGCGTCGCGTTCGTCATCGTCGATACGATTCCCGACCTCCTCGTGCGACCCTACGTCTCCAGCGGCGGCGGGTTCTCGTTCGGCCCGTTCGGTGTCGAGAACACAGAGGAGCAACCCCAAACGGGGCTGCACACCGGGACGCTGATGTTCGCGTACATCCTCGGGCCGTTCCTGTTCGGGTGGTACGGCATCTTCCTCGGGCCGATGATACTCGTGCTTATCGTCCACTTCGCCCGGTTCGTCCTCCCGGAACTCATCGAGGGCGAGCACATCAAACCGCACGCCGTCGACCCGACGAACATCGTCGGTGACGACGAACTACCGACCGGCATCGACGCCGAGACTGCGTTCGACGGGGACGAGACCGACGACCTGGACTCGGCACCGTCTGCCGCGCCGTCGTCGCCCGCGTCGAACGACGCGGACCTCGGTTGA
- a CDS encoding PadR family transcriptional regulator: MHDLTGFQRDLLYVIAGLEEPHGLAIKEELEAYYEKEIHHGRLYPNLDTLVDKGLIEKGQRDRRTNFYTLTRRGRRELDARRDWEDQYVDY, encoded by the coding sequence ATGCACGATTTGACAGGGTTCCAGCGGGACCTCCTCTACGTCATCGCCGGGCTGGAGGAACCCCACGGCCTGGCCATCAAGGAGGAGTTAGAGGCGTACTACGAGAAGGAGATACATCACGGCCGCCTCTACCCGAACCTGGATACGCTCGTCGATAAGGGCCTCATCGAGAAGGGACAGCGTGACCGTCGGACGAACTTCTACACGCTCACTCGCCGCGGGCGGCGAGAACTCGACGCTCGGCGGGACTGGGAGGACCAGTACGTCGACTACTGA
- a CDS encoding YcaO-like family protein: MTTVEVAGDGPAVESLGAALTDAGVEVLERADPLVDSTADVSVVVAPVTSDAFQTADERARELGLPWVAVELGGLAGVPVTDAAVSGFGPETGCYDCLRTRVRANVDQRQDPAEAPSAATQRFAGAVAGRRLEAALAGDAPIVGTTVELPYTERQFLPVPGCSCRDDSRWTLRHADTEHELDALSRAEAGLDDRLGVVRNVGEAESFPAPYYLASLTDTSGFSDVTAPQQAAGVADDWDAAFMKALGESYERYAAGTYRASTMTTGTADSVESALDPASFVAPEDATWDAETDLAWVPAENLATGETRQAPAETVVYPPPTRSIRPAVTTGLGLGSTERDALLSGLYEVVERDAAMLSWYSTYDPLEVVVEEADAFDVLRRRARSENLDVTALLLTQDIDVPVVAVAVQRDEWPAFALGSSARLDPVDAAVGALEEAVQNWMELRGMGKAEATDADGAIGRYAGDPAAARSLTESETAVPLSSVGPETPPTGADELEELVDRVTDAGLRPYASRLTTPDLDGMGFEAVRALCPTAQPLFFGESYFGQRAESVPDDLGFEPRLDRAHHPFP; this comes from the coding sequence ATGACCACTGTCGAAGTCGCCGGGGACGGCCCGGCGGTCGAGTCGTTGGGTGCCGCGCTGACCGACGCCGGAGTCGAGGTTCTCGAACGGGCAGACCCGCTCGTCGATTCGACCGCCGACGTGAGCGTCGTCGTCGCACCGGTCACCTCGGACGCGTTTCAGACCGCCGACGAACGCGCCCGCGAACTGGGCCTCCCGTGGGTCGCCGTCGAACTCGGCGGTCTCGCTGGGGTCCCGGTCACGGACGCCGCGGTGAGCGGGTTCGGCCCGGAGACGGGGTGTTACGACTGCCTCCGAACGCGCGTCCGCGCCAACGTCGACCAGCGACAGGACCCCGCGGAAGCGCCGTCGGCCGCGACACAGCGGTTTGCCGGAGCGGTCGCTGGCCGTCGCCTCGAAGCGGCACTCGCTGGCGACGCCCCCATCGTCGGAACCACCGTCGAACTCCCCTACACCGAGCGGCAGTTCCTCCCAGTGCCGGGGTGTTCGTGCAGGGACGATTCTCGCTGGACGCTCCGTCACGCCGACACAGAGCACGAACTCGACGCGCTGAGTCGGGCCGAGGCGGGCCTCGACGACCGCCTCGGCGTCGTCCGGAACGTCGGGGAGGCCGAGTCGTTCCCCGCGCCGTACTACCTCGCGTCGCTCACGGACACGAGCGGGTTCAGCGACGTGACCGCGCCGCAACAGGCCGCGGGCGTCGCGGACGACTGGGACGCGGCGTTCATGAAAGCCCTCGGGGAGAGCTACGAGCGGTACGCCGCGGGCACGTACCGGGCATCGACCATGACGACGGGAACCGCTGACAGCGTCGAGAGCGCGCTCGACCCGGCTTCGTTCGTCGCGCCCGAGGACGCGACGTGGGACGCGGAGACCGACCTCGCGTGGGTGCCTGCGGAAAATCTCGCGACCGGCGAGACGCGTCAGGCCCCCGCCGAAACCGTCGTCTACCCGCCACCGACACGGTCGATTCGCCCGGCGGTGACGACCGGTCTCGGGTTGGGGAGCACCGAAAGGGATGCGCTCCTCTCGGGCCTCTACGAAGTTGTCGAACGAGACGCGGCGATGCTGTCGTGGTACTCGACGTACGACCCGCTGGAAGTGGTCGTCGAGGAGGCGGACGCCTTCGACGTGCTCCGCCGACGGGCGCGCTCGGAGAATCTGGACGTGACCGCGCTGTTGCTCACGCAAGACATCGACGTGCCCGTGGTGGCCGTCGCCGTCCAACGCGACGAGTGGCCCGCGTTCGCGCTCGGGTCCTCCGCTCGGTTGGACCCCGTCGACGCCGCCGTCGGGGCGCTCGAAGAAGCCGTGCAGAACTGGATGGAACTCCGCGGGATGGGGAAGGCGGAGGCGACGGACGCCGATGGCGCAATCGGGCGGTACGCGGGTGACCCGGCGGCCGCGCGCTCGCTGACCGAGTCGGAGACGGCAGTCCCCCTCTCGAGCGTCGGCCCGGAAACCCCACCGACCGGCGCGGACGAACTCGAGGAACTCGTCGACCGCGTGACCGATGCCGGGTTGCGTCCCTACGCGAGTCGGCTGACGACGCCCGACCTCGATGGAATGGGGTTCGAGGCGGTCCGGGCGCTGTGTCCGACGGCGCAACCGCTCTTCTTCGGCGAGAGTTACTTCGGCCAGCGAGCGGAAAGCGTCCCGGACGACCTCGGATTCGAGCCGCGATTAGACCGGGCGCACCACCCGTTCCCCTGA
- a CDS encoding amphi-Trp domain-containing protein, whose product MPETVLFETEQDLSRDAVAEYLHTFADSIASGGDVTLRAGDQSVTLDPPAQVEFEVKAEREGPADGDGELSIEVELEWPENATGGDATGGALEIE is encoded by the coding sequence ATGCCAGAAACAGTTCTGTTCGAGACCGAGCAAGACCTCAGCCGCGATGCCGTCGCGGAGTACCTCCACACGTTCGCCGATTCCATCGCGTCCGGCGGGGACGTGACGCTTCGCGCTGGCGACCAGTCCGTCACCCTCGACCCGCCCGCGCAAGTCGAGTTCGAAGTGAAAGCCGAACGGGAGGGGCCGGCGGACGGCGACGGCGAGTTGAGCATCGAGGTGGAACTGGAGTGGCCCGAGAACGCGACGGGCGGCGACGCGACTGGCGGCGCGCTCGAAATCGAATAA
- a CDS encoding inositol monophosphatase family protein yields MSDDHHRAALAERAARAGGVVARQQFRGDLAVETKDHKNDLVTEVDRDAQAQVVATIREEFGSDAFVLEEEVVTLSGPETGETDPAVLDEVPETGDAWVVDPIDGTANYIRGMRTWATSVTAIRDGDSVGSATYMPAAGDLFAAGPESATRDGATLAVSDRDDPETFAVAPVGWWDRDDRSEFADLCGAVVERFGDMRRIGSFQATLAFVADGGLDGAICTTPMNPWDTMAGVHMVRQAGGTVTDADGERWRHDSETLVASNGEAHAELLAAADDALDA; encoded by the coding sequence ATGTCTGATGACCATCATCGTGCGGCGCTCGCCGAGCGTGCCGCACGTGCCGGAGGGGTCGTCGCCCGCCAACAGTTCCGCGGCGACCTCGCCGTCGAGACGAAGGACCACAAGAACGACCTCGTCACGGAAGTCGACCGTGACGCGCAAGCGCAGGTCGTCGCGACGATTCGCGAGGAGTTCGGGAGCGACGCGTTCGTCCTCGAAGAAGAGGTTGTCACGCTCAGCGGGCCGGAAACCGGCGAAACGGACCCGGCCGTGCTCGACGAGGTGCCAGAGACAGGCGACGCGTGGGTCGTCGACCCGATAGACGGCACGGCGAACTACATCCGGGGGATGCGGACCTGGGCGACGAGCGTGACGGCGATTCGAGACGGCGACTCTGTCGGTTCGGCGACGTACATGCCCGCGGCGGGCGACCTCTTCGCGGCCGGGCCGGAGAGCGCGACCCGCGACGGCGCGACGCTCGCAGTCAGCGACCGCGACGACCCCGAGACGTTCGCCGTCGCGCCCGTCGGCTGGTGGGACCGGGACGACCGAAGCGAGTTCGCCGACCTCTGTGGGGCAGTCGTCGAGCGGTTCGGGGACATGCGCCGCATCGGGAGCTTTCAGGCGACGCTGGCGTTCGTCGCCGACGGAGGACTCGACGGCGCAATCTGTACGACGCCGATGAACCCGTGGGACACCATGGCGGGCGTCCATATGGTCCGGCAGGCGGGCGGGACCGTCACCGACGCCGACGGCGAGCGCTGGCGCCACGACAGCGAGACGCTGGTCGCCTCGAACGGCGAGGCCCACGCTGAACTGCTCGCGGCCGCGGACGACGCGCTCGACGCCTAA
- a CDS encoding NUDIX domain-containing protein, whose translation MRSLSAFEADGVFTRRVTRPTDSASFEAFRRRVENGLEWGVGALAEDADGRLLLVYEDETWKLPGGGVEADETRIDALVREVREETGVKVSPDELLAVTHVTLTDGERETAFRFGTYRATPETTALASDPGLTDEEIERVEWRDAVPENCLDAELLARFQ comes from the coding sequence ATGCGCTCGCTCTCGGCGTTCGAGGCCGACGGCGTGTTCACCCGCCGAGTGACGCGGCCGACGGATTCCGCCTCGTTCGAGGCGTTCCGGCGGCGGGTCGAGAACGGACTGGAGTGGGGCGTCGGCGCGCTCGCGGAGGACGCCGACGGACGGCTACTGCTCGTCTACGAGGACGAGACGTGGAAACTCCCCGGCGGCGGCGTCGAAGCCGACGAGACCCGAATCGACGCGCTCGTGCGGGAAGTCCGCGAGGAGACCGGCGTGAAAGTGTCGCCCGACGAACTGCTCGCGGTGACCCACGTCACGCTGACCGACGGGGAGCGAGAGACGGCGTTCCGGTTCGGGACCTACCGCGCGACGCCAGAGACCACGGCGCTCGCGTCGGATCCCGGTCTCACCGACGAGGAAATCGAGCGCGTCGAGTGGCGGGACGCGGTGCCCGAAAACTGTCTCGACGCCGAACTGCTCGCGCGCTTCCAGTAG
- a CDS encoding bifunctional methylenetetrahydrofolate dehydrogenase/methenyltetrahydrofolate cyclohydrolase, translating into MTDIIDGNAVAQSVRDDLATAIDQLADAGVQPSLATVLMSDDPASETYVSMKQDDCAEVGIEAIDIEIDPEADASELYDTIDDLNADENVNGILVQMPVPDHVSDREVLRAIDPQKDVDGFHPENVGRLVAGDARYKPCTPHGIQKLIASAGVDTEGKEAVVVGRSDIVGKPMANLFIQKAPGGNATTTVCHSRTQNLAEKTREADILVAAAGVPEMIDGDMIGEGATVIDVGINRVEADTEKGYELVGDVEYESAKEVAGAITPVPGGVGPMTRAMLLYNTVKAAGLQHDVAVDLP; encoded by the coding sequence ATGACAGACATTATCGACGGGAACGCGGTCGCCCAGTCGGTGCGGGACGACCTCGCGACGGCCATCGACCAACTCGCCGACGCGGGCGTCCAGCCCTCGCTGGCGACGGTGCTGATGAGCGACGACCCGGCCAGCGAGACGTACGTCTCGATGAAACAGGACGACTGCGCCGAGGTCGGCATCGAAGCCATCGACATTGAAATCGACCCCGAGGCCGACGCGAGCGAACTGTACGACACCATCGACGACCTGAACGCCGACGAGAACGTCAACGGTATCCTCGTCCAGATGCCGGTGCCGGACCACGTCTCCGACCGCGAGGTCCTGCGGGCCATCGACCCCCAGAAGGACGTGGACGGGTTCCATCCCGAGAACGTCGGCCGCCTCGTCGCCGGTGACGCTCGGTACAAGCCCTGTACGCCGCACGGCATTCAGAAACTCATCGCGTCCGCTGGCGTCGACACCGAGGGCAAGGAGGCCGTCGTCGTCGGCCGGTCGGACATCGTCGGCAAACCGATGGCGAACCTGTTCATCCAGAAGGCCCCCGGCGGCAACGCGACGACGACGGTGTGTCACTCCCGCACGCAGAACCTCGCCGAGAAGACCCGCGAGGCGGACATCCTCGTCGCCGCCGCGGGCGTCCCAGAGATGATTGACGGCGACATGATCGGCGAAGGCGCGACGGTCATCGACGTGGGCATCAACCGCGTGGAGGCCGACACCGAGAAGGGCTACGAACTCGTCGGTGACGTGGAATACGAGAGCGCGAAGGAAGTCGCGGGCGCGATTACGCCCGTCCCCGGCGGCGTCGGTCCGATGACCCGCGCGATGCTCCTCTACAACACGGTGAAGGCCGCTGGCCTGCAACACGACGTGGCCGTCGACCTGCCCTGA
- a CDS encoding DUF63 family protein, whose translation MSTFDRVVNEYGAGRLWVVSFVAVLVAGAGAVAAAPRVVWDRFLWHYFWGPVYADAMAASCAVMTDAGPEPLYEGCTAAIESGRVVAEPGYTVVSEIGYMLILVYMLVGVYLLLDRLDIADDPKLYFAFVPFMLLGGALRTVEDATDRALDAGVAPIVDYPLSSLIISPVIYGTLFVMTLVTLVACLRLDREGYLDNYYRATAAVGSGLVLLTLAYLTGVALTTDYSTLYPSVLVSTVGIASVLAYGLYRAFGAYAPEVNSGTGYIGLLVIWGHAIDGVANVILADWLDALSVPLTYYPKHPANAFIISTTEALQPAGLTAAIGTSWPFLVVKLVVASLVVWLFNEEFMDESPRYALLLLVAVTAVGLGPGTRDMLRATFAI comes from the coding sequence ATGAGTACGTTCGACCGGGTCGTCAACGAGTACGGCGCGGGCCGCCTGTGGGTGGTCTCGTTCGTCGCCGTCCTCGTCGCCGGTGCTGGCGCGGTGGCCGCCGCCCCGCGAGTCGTCTGGGACCGGTTCCTGTGGCACTACTTCTGGGGACCGGTGTACGCCGACGCGATGGCGGCGAGTTGCGCGGTCATGACCGACGCTGGTCCGGAACCGTTGTACGAGGGCTGTACGGCAGCCATCGAGAGCGGCCGTGTCGTCGCTGAACCGGGCTACACCGTCGTCTCGGAAATCGGCTACATGCTGATTCTGGTGTACATGCTCGTCGGCGTCTACCTCCTCCTCGACAGACTGGACATCGCCGACGACCCGAAACTGTACTTCGCGTTCGTGCCGTTCATGCTGCTCGGTGGCGCGCTCCGCACCGTCGAGGACGCCACCGACCGCGCACTGGACGCGGGCGTCGCGCCCATCGTCGACTACCCGCTGAGTTCGCTCATCATCAGCCCGGTCATCTACGGGACGCTGTTCGTGATGACGCTGGTGACGCTGGTGGCCTGCCTCCGACTGGACCGCGAGGGGTACCTCGACAACTACTACCGGGCGACGGCCGCCGTCGGCAGCGGGTTAGTCCTCCTCACCCTCGCCTACCTCACGGGCGTCGCGCTGACCACCGACTACTCCACGCTCTACCCCTCGGTCCTCGTTTCGACAGTGGGCATCGCCTCCGTCCTCGCGTACGGTCTCTACCGTGCCTTCGGAGCGTACGCGCCCGAGGTCAACAGCGGCACCGGGTACATCGGGCTGTTGGTCATCTGGGGCCACGCCATCGACGGCGTGGCGAACGTCATCCTCGCGGATTGGCTGGACGCGCTGAGCGTGCCGCTGACCTATTACCCGAAGCACCCCGCCAACGCGTTCATCATCTCGACGACGGAGGCGCTGCAACCGGCGGGACTCACGGCCGCCATCGGCACGTCGTGGCCGTTCCTCGTCGTGAAACTCGTCGTCGCCTCGCTGGTCGTCTGGCTGTTCAACGAGGAGTTCATGGACGAGAGCCCGCGCTACGCGCTGTTGTTGCTCGTCGCGGTCACCGCCGTCGGCCTCGGGCCGGGCACCCGAGACATGTTGCGGGCGACGTTCGCTATCTAA
- a CDS encoding DUF7117 family protein, with translation MKIRGERECQSCGTRWSYYDTGSVACPECDSVHSVGVDDRTEHTDAPASFDLTAIRNRIDDDPLDELARAAGEAAREYVRKRGFIDAGRLRPLDETYVAAVELRHAATHVATEMRPGDRTELYFYELLGGADAGDRPDVETVPPEMRSPFGLAMAAAVEAYQRDVRTYLDGNPNEQGRQLAGRIRDHRKRIEALDGDVDPADANRLLHAARDLGRFVGEDDESAAVTADNWLTGLENES, from the coding sequence ATGAAAATCCGAGGGGAGCGCGAGTGTCAGTCCTGCGGGACGCGATGGTCCTACTACGACACGGGTAGCGTCGCCTGCCCGGAGTGCGACAGCGTCCACAGCGTCGGCGTCGACGACCGGACCGAACACACCGACGCCCCCGCGTCGTTCGACCTCACCGCCATCAGGAACCGCATCGACGACGACCCACTCGACGAACTCGCGCGCGCCGCTGGCGAGGCGGCACGGGAGTACGTCCGCAAGCGCGGGTTCATCGACGCGGGTCGCCTCCGACCGCTGGACGAGACGTACGTCGCCGCCGTCGAACTCCGCCACGCCGCCACCCACGTCGCCACCGAGATGCGCCCCGGCGACCGGACGGAACTGTACTTCTACGAGTTGCTCGGCGGCGCGGACGCGGGCGACCGACCCGACGTGGAGACGGTCCCGCCCGAGATGCGGTCGCCGTTCGGCCTCGCGATGGCCGCCGCCGTGGAGGCGTACCAGCGCGACGTGCGGACGTATCTCGACGGCAATCCGAACGAGCAGGGCCGACAGTTGGCCGGGCGCATCCGCGACCACCGCAAGCGCATCGAGGCGCTGGACGGCGACGTGGACCCGGCGGACGCGAACCGCCTCCTCCACGCCGCGCGCGACCTGGGCCGATTCGTCGGCGAGGACGACGAGAGCGCCGCCGTCACCGCCGATAACTGGCTCACGGGGCTGGAAAACGAGAGCTGA
- the tbsP gene encoding transcriptional regulator TbsP produces MSATLLEDDVGTMLSAVFDGTDDDVYVVNPDRASISALVRTLDELSDPPTVRLLADERALKDVMDDFLVASTAADLIEADVLSIRLLDDVPNHSLAVTGESVYALVTIGDGVGGLSTDDDGFVGDAYDYYEAGFEDAESYSLRTPPISRVRETLKADIGDATAADFDSVLESLSTARGDGDGLDEVTISLLVAARNGELLYDISKWGEDVGLASKATFSRTKTKLEDMGLIDTEKVPIDVGRPRLRLMLGDERLEEADTDELATVAQSLLAA; encoded by the coding sequence ATGAGTGCAACCCTGCTGGAAGACGACGTCGGAACCATGCTGTCGGCGGTGTTCGACGGCACGGACGACGACGTGTACGTGGTCAATCCCGACCGAGCGTCGATTTCGGCGTTAGTGCGGACACTGGACGAACTGAGCGACCCGCCGACCGTTCGACTGCTGGCCGACGAACGGGCGCTCAAAGACGTGATGGACGACTTCCTCGTCGCGAGCACCGCCGCCGACCTCATCGAGGCGGACGTGCTCTCGATACGCCTCCTCGACGACGTGCCGAACCACTCCCTGGCTGTGACGGGCGAGTCGGTGTACGCGCTGGTGACCATCGGGGACGGCGTCGGCGGCCTGAGCACCGACGACGACGGGTTCGTTGGCGACGCCTACGACTACTACGAGGCGGGTTTCGAGGACGCCGAATCGTACTCGCTTCGCACGCCGCCCATCTCGCGGGTCCGCGAGACGCTTAAGGCGGACATCGGTGACGCGACGGCAGCGGACTTCGACAGCGTCCTCGAATCGCTGTCGACCGCCCGCGGCGACGGCGACGGCCTCGACGAGGTGACTATCAGCCTCCTCGTCGCCGCGCGCAACGGCGAACTGCTGTACGACATCAGCAAGTGGGGCGAGGACGTGGGCCTCGCGAGCAAGGCGACGTTCTCCCGGACGAAGACCAAACTCGAGGACATGGGCCTCATCGACACCGAGAAGGTCCCCATCGACGTGGGTCGCCCGCGCCTCCGTCTGATGCTCGGCGACGAGCGACTCGAAGAGGCCGACACGGACGAACTGGCGACCGTCGCACAGAGCCTGCTGGCCGCATAG
- the glyA gene encoding serine hydroxymethyltransferase yields the protein MSYDTVRETDPAVADALEGERARQNDTLAMIASENHVSEAVMEAQSSELTNKYAEGYPGERYYGGCEYADDVEELAIERAKELWGAEHVNVQPHSGSQANMGVYLGILEPGDKILSLDLTHGGHLSHGHPANFAGQVYEVEQYEVDEETGYIDYEALREHAEEFEPDIIVSGYSAYPREVDFERIQAAADAVDAYHLADIAHITGLVAAGAHESPVGVADFVTGSTHKTIRAGRGGIIMCDEEYASDIDGAVFPGAQGGPLMHNIAGKAVGFGEALEPEFEEYAEQTVANAKALGERLKEHGLELVSGGTDNHLVLVDLRPSHPDTTGKEVEEALEEAGIVLNANTVPGETRSSFNPSGIRAGTPGLTTRGFDEDACREVADLIYDVVDAPHDEDVVAEVSDRVDELTDEYTLYE from the coding sequence ATGAGCTACGACACCGTCCGCGAGACGGACCCGGCAGTCGCCGACGCGCTGGAAGGCGAGCGAGCGCGACAGAACGACACGCTGGCGATGATTGCCAGCGAGAACCACGTCTCGGAGGCCGTCATGGAGGCTCAGAGCTCCGAGCTCACCAACAAGTACGCCGAGGGCTACCCCGGCGAGCGCTACTACGGCGGCTGTGAGTACGCCGACGACGTGGAGGAACTCGCCATCGAGCGAGCCAAGGAACTGTGGGGCGCGGAGCACGTCAACGTCCAGCCCCACTCGGGGTCGCAGGCGAACATGGGCGTCTATCTGGGCATTCTGGAACCCGGCGACAAGATTCTCTCGCTGGACCTGACCCACGGCGGTCACCTCTCGCACGGCCACCCCGCGAACTTCGCCGGACAGGTGTACGAAGTCGAGCAGTACGAAGTCGACGAGGAGACGGGCTACATCGACTACGAGGCCCTGCGCGAACACGCCGAGGAGTTCGAACCGGACATCATCGTCTCGGGCTACTCCGCGTACCCCCGCGAAGTCGACTTCGAGCGGATTCAGGCGGCCGCCGACGCCGTCGACGCCTACCACCTCGCCGACATCGCCCACATCACCGGCCTCGTCGCCGCGGGTGCCCACGAGTCGCCCGTCGGCGTCGCCGACTTCGTCACTGGGTCGACCCACAAGACGATTCGCGCGGGTCGCGGCGGCATCATCATGTGCGACGAGGAGTACGCCAGCGACATCGACGGCGCCGTCTTCCCCGGCGCGCAGGGTGGTCCCCTGATGCACAACATCGCCGGCAAGGCAGTCGGCTTCGGCGAGGCCCTCGAACCCGAGTTCGAGGAGTACGCCGAACAGACCGTCGCGAACGCCAAGGCGCTCGGCGAGCGCCTGAAAGAGCACGGCCTCGAACTCGTCTCTGGCGGCACGGACAACCACCTCGTCCTCGTGGACCTCCGCCCCTCGCACCCGGACACGACCGGCAAGGAAGTCGAGGAGGCCCTCGAAGAAGCGGGCATCGTCCTCAACGCGAACACCGTCCCCGGTGAGACGCGCTCCTCGTTCAATCCTTCGGGCATCCGCGCTGGCACGCCCGGCCTCACGACGCGCGGGTTCGACGAGGACGCCTGCCGCGAAGTCGCCGACCTCATCTACGACGTCGTCGACGCCCCGCACGACGAGGACGTGGTCGCCGAGGTCAGCGACCGCGTGGACGAACTGACCGACGAGTACACGCTGTACGAATAA